The Pseudomonas sp. SCB32 DNA window GTCACCATTGGTCCTGATGGCGTGATCCTGAATGTGCACCGCAAGCTCACCCCCACACATACCGAACGCACCGTATGGGCCAACGGTGATGCCGCTGGGCTGAGGGTGGTCGACACCGAAGTTGGCCGTGTCGGAGGGTTGGTGTGCTGGGAGCACTGGCACCCGCTGGCACGCCAAGCTTTGCACGCGCAAGACGAGCAGATTCACGTGGCGGCCTGGCCAGACATGCCTGAGATGCACCATATCGCCGCCCGATCATATGCCTTCGAAGGTCGCTGCTATGTAGTCTGCGCAGGCCAGTACCTCACCACCGATGATGTTCCGGCCGAATTACTGGCGGCATATCGCAGTGGAGTCGGTTGCGAGGCGCCAGAAGCGGGCCTGTTGTTCAACGGCGGTTCTGGTGTGATCGGGCCTGACGGTTCCTGGGTAACGGAGCCACTTTTCGATGAGCCAGGCATCGTGCTGGGAAAAATCGACCTCACGCAGATCGACGCCCAGCGCCATGACCTGGATGTGACTGGGCACTACTTGCGCCCAGATGTCTTCGAGCTATCGATCGATCGGCGCATTCGCACCGGTGCGAACATCTGCGACGTTTGATTCCACTCCCAACTCATTTTTGGGTGGCGCCGCACGGCTCCACCCAACCTCACAAAAGGTTGCTTCATGGGTAATGTGCTTTTAGTTACCGCATTGCTATCCATCTCCCTGGGCGCGCTTTCCGGCTTTGCGGTGCTTGCCGCGGTCGACTATCCAGCGATGCTGCGTGCTGTCGGCGTTATCAACCCAATGCGACTGCGCCAAGCACACCTGGACTGGATCATCATGGGGACGGTAATGGCCGTCACTGCTCTGGCCGTTCCTCAGCTTTCTGGTTGGGCGACGGTGCTGGTGATTTTCGGTGGTGTGGTTAATCCGCTGACATTTGTCCCGATGGCGTTTTCCACCAAGGTGGACAGCACCAAGATATTTCGCTTGGTTTCATTCCTCTCCTTTGTGTCGCTTACCACGGGGCTGGTAGCCGCAACGGTGGCACTTATCCGTGCCTGAAAGCGCTCATCTGGGGGCGGTACATTTGGCTGGCTGTTGCAACAAAGCATCCCCATCATCGAGGGGCCGCACCGGATCGGGCCAGGTTGCATTGCGCTGTTCATCCGCGCCCCCGACGGCAACGTCCTGGAGTTCAACCAACCATTGGCCAATAACAAGGAAACGTCATGAAGCTCTATGACCTGGAACTGTCTGGTAACTGCTACAAGGTCCGCCTGTTCGCCCACCTGGCAAACCTGGACCTGGATATCGTCCCCGTCGACTTTCTCGACGGCGAACACAAGCGAGCGCCGCTGATCGACCTCAATCCCTGGGGAGAGCTACCTATCCTGGTGGATGGCCAGCAGGTGCTGCGCGATTCTCAGGCGATCCTGGTGTACCTGGCCGGCACCTATGGTGGTGCGGCCTGGTGGCCAATGGAGCCGCACCTGCAAGCGGAAATCATGCAATGGCTTTCGACGGCGGCCAACGA harbors:
- a CDS encoding carbon-nitrogen hydrolase family protein; the encoded protein is MTSNKEKIVAIVQMPAAVLDFAESLRRAAKHIRDAALMGAELVVFPETWLSCYPAWVFGMAGWDDAQAKSWYAKLLADSPVIGLPDAMDDDLAVLREAARTNEITVVMGMNERARRHGGSLYNSLVTIGPDGVILNVHRKLTPTHTERTVWANGDAAGLRVVDTEVGRVGGLVCWEHWHPLARQALHAQDEQIHVAAWPDMPEMHHIAARSYAFEGRCYVVCAGQYLTTDDVPAELLAAYRSGVGCEAPEAGLLFNGGSGVIGPDGSWVTEPLFDEPGIVLGKIDLTQIDAQRHDLDVTGHYLRPDVFELSIDRRIRTGANICDV
- a CDS encoding glutathione S-transferase family protein, encoding MKLYDLELSGNCYKVRLFAHLANLDLDIVPVDFLDGEHKRAPLIDLNPWGELPILVDGQQVLRDSQAILVYLAGTYGGAAWWPMEPHLQAEIMQWLSTAANEIQNGPCAARLVDKFGYSIDKADTLARAARILPLLDAHLAKHDWLALSRPTIADCAVFPYVALAPEGGIDLAPYTHIERWINRIQQLPGFVPMPGI